One genomic window of Hymenobacter sp. J193 includes the following:
- a CDS encoding MFS transporter has product MSVTCGLVVANIYYNQPLLAEIARDFRLSESQASLVATITQVGYTLGLLFVVPLGDKRERKSLILALLLCAAVWMAGAAFAPTFLLLAGASLLIGLFSAVPQLLIPMAASLASEEERGRVVGRIMSGLLIGVLLSRTISGYVGAHFGWRTMFWVGAAVMVLITAVLARMLPRNQPHFPGSYGSLLRSLGTLIRDLPVLRRSALVGLCLFAGFSAFWTTLVFFLESPAYRYGSEVAGLFGLIGASGAFAASFAGKSADRKGPDYALNLGVLLFMSAYVVLAFGGQYLLVLVLGVLVLDVGQQMAHISNQARIFSLLPEARSRLNTVYMTACFIGASLGSLLGGQAWALFHWWGVCGLGLSFVVAAYLANRWYAR; this is encoded by the coding sequence ATGTCCGTGACGTGCGGGCTGGTGGTGGCCAACATCTACTACAACCAGCCGCTGCTGGCCGAAATAGCCCGCGACTTCCGCCTTTCCGAAAGCCAGGCCAGCCTGGTAGCCACTATCACGCAGGTAGGCTACACGCTGGGTTTGCTGTTTGTGGTGCCGCTTGGCGACAAGCGCGAACGGAAAAGCCTGATTCTGGCGCTGCTGCTGTGCGCGGCCGTGTGGATGGCCGGCGCAGCTTTTGCCCCTACATTCCTCCTGCTGGCAGGAGCCAGCCTGCTGATCGGGCTGTTTTCGGCGGTGCCGCAGCTGCTGATTCCCATGGCGGCTTCGCTGGCCAGTGAGGAAGAACGGGGCCGTGTGGTGGGCCGCATCATGAGCGGGTTGCTGATTGGCGTGCTCCTCTCCCGCACCATCAGCGGCTACGTAGGGGCGCACTTCGGCTGGCGCACCATGTTCTGGGTGGGTGCCGCCGTGATGGTGCTTATTACAGCGGTGCTGGCCCGGATGCTCCCGCGCAACCAGCCGCACTTTCCCGGCAGCTACGGCAGCCTGCTTCGCTCTCTGGGCACCCTCATTCGCGACCTGCCGGTGCTGCGCCGCTCGGCGCTGGTGGGCCTGTGCTTGTTTGCCGGCTTCAGCGCCTTCTGGACTACGCTCGTGTTTTTCCTGGAAAGCCCCGCCTACCGCTACGGCAGCGAAGTAGCCGGCTTATTTGGCCTCATCGGAGCCAGCGGCGCCTTTGCCGCTTCCTTCGCCGGCAAATCCGCCGACCGCAAAGGGCCTGATTATGCTTTGAACCTGGGTGTGCTGTTGTTTATGAGTGCCTACGTGGTACTGGCTTTTGGCGGGCAGTACCTATTGGTGCTGGTGCTGGGTGTGCTGGTGCTGGACGTAGGTCAGCAGATGGCCCACATTTCCAATCAGGCCCGTATTTTCTCCCTGCTGCCCGAGGCTCGCAGCCGCCTCAACACCGTGTACATGACGGCCTGCTTTATCGGAGCTTCGCTGGGCTCCTTGCTGGGCGGGCAGGCCTGGGCGCTTTTCCACTGGTGGGGCGTGTGCGGGTTGGG